The following proteins are co-located in the Trichormus variabilis 0441 genome:
- a CDS encoding glycosyltransferase encodes MSINKTQSLLPVPAGNLQVPEFPPSDSGVTGQPIQFSLIIPTYKESGNIRNVVERLSQILDEFIPGDYELIVVDDDSPDGTWEVALSLMAEYPQLRVMRRQEERGLSTAVIRGWQVARGSILGVIDGDLQHPPHVLLELLRKIHKGADLAVASRHVDGGGVSSWSFIRRFLSRGAQLLGLVILPSVLGRVSDPMSGYFMVRRNCITNATFNPVGYKILLEVIGRGQVDEIAEVGYVFCERQEGESKVTWKQYVDYIHHLIRLRLSTGRLQRIHQSFPFDKFIRFGLVGLSGVFVDMVILYLLSDPSTLAWPLTRSKIIASEIAIFNNFLWNDAWTFADVSMQQQHWHQRLKRFLKFNIVCLAGVVLNVLILNIIFNYLIPNRYIANLIAIAIATVWNFWVNLRLSWRVTQVK; translated from the coding sequence ATGAGTATCAATAAAACTCAGTCATTGTTGCCAGTACCCGCAGGTAATTTACAAGTTCCTGAGTTTCCACCTAGTGATTCGGGTGTGACTGGTCAACCCATCCAATTTTCTCTCATCATTCCTACTTATAAAGAGAGCGGGAACATTAGGAATGTTGTGGAGAGATTAAGTCAGATACTGGATGAGTTTATACCAGGAGATTATGAACTGATTGTAGTAGATGATGATAGCCCAGATGGCACTTGGGAAGTAGCCCTATCTTTGATGGCAGAATATCCACAGTTACGAGTAATGCGACGGCAGGAAGAAAGAGGACTATCTACAGCTGTAATTCGTGGATGGCAGGTAGCTAGAGGTAGTATTTTGGGAGTAATCGATGGAGATTTACAGCATCCCCCCCATGTATTGCTGGAACTTTTGCGGAAAATCCATAAGGGTGCAGATTTAGCTGTAGCCAGTCGTCACGTAGATGGGGGTGGTGTAAGTAGCTGGAGTTTTATCAGACGCTTTTTGTCTCGTGGGGCGCAATTATTAGGACTAGTGATTCTACCTAGTGTATTGGGTAGGGTTTCCGACCCCATGAGTGGTTATTTTATGGTGCGGCGTAACTGTATTACTAATGCCACCTTCAATCCGGTAGGATACAAAATTTTATTAGAAGTGATTGGGCGGGGTCAAGTAGACGAAATTGCCGAAGTGGGTTATGTATTTTGTGAACGCCAAGAAGGTGAGAGCAAAGTTACTTGGAAGCAGTATGTAGATTACATCCACCATTTAATTCGCTTGCGACTTTCCACCGGCAGGCTGCAAAGAATTCATCAAAGCTTTCCCTTTGATAAATTCATCCGTTTTGGTTTGGTAGGGTTGAGTGGTGTGTTTGTGGATATGGTGATACTGTACCTATTAAGTGACCCATCAACACTAGCCTGGCCACTGACCCGCAGTAAAATTATTGCCTCAGAAATAGCAATTTTCAACAATTTTCTCTGGAATGATGCCTGGACTTTTGCAGATGTATCCATGCAGCAACAGCATTGGCATCAACGGTTGAAGCGATTTTTAAAATTTAATATTGTTTGTCTGGCCGGGGTAGTGCTGAATGTACTGATATTGAATATTATCTTTAATTATCTCATTCCTAACCGCTATATTGCCAACCTGATTGCGATCGCCATAGCCACTGTTTGGAACTTTTGGGTAAACTTGCGACTCAGTTGGCGCGTGACTCAAGTCAAATAA
- a CDS encoding pentapeptide repeat-containing protein, which yields MKNLIFIATTFITTISLTNIAQAANQEHIRQLLATKQCQNCNLSGAGLVMADLTGANLSGANLAGANLSRANLSGADLRGANLSGAGLFGVNLSEAKLGGANLAGADLRSAFLSNAEFTGAYLQGTNFQGALGIPLQIATPDEFYALGVAEAQKGNQQQAINYFNQAIASKPEYAGAYLARGIARYQLFDRQGATQDAQTAEKLFTSQDNATGIQTAQAFIKELQTPYTEKVSAGKPSFFDFLGSLGSVLLQFLPF from the coding sequence ATGAAAAACCTAATTTTTATTGCTACTACTTTTATAACTACAATTAGTTTGACCAATATTGCCCAAGCGGCAAATCAAGAACATATTAGACAGTTATTAGCGACTAAGCAATGTCAAAACTGTAACTTGAGTGGTGCTGGTTTAGTGATGGCTGACTTAACTGGAGCCAATTTAAGCGGCGCTAACCTTGCGGGTGCAAATCTGAGCCGGGCAAACTTGAGTGGTGCTGATTTGCGTGGTGCAAACTTAAGTGGTGCGGGTTTATTTGGGGTGAATTTGAGTGAAGCTAAACTCGGTGGAGCAAATTTAGCCGGTGCTGATTTAAGAAGCGCATTTTTAAGTAATGCCGAATTTACTGGTGCATATTTGCAGGGAACTAACTTTCAAGGTGCGTTAGGCATACCATTGCAAATTGCGACACCAGACGAATTTTATGCTTTGGGTGTAGCTGAGGCACAAAAAGGCAATCAACAACAGGCTATTAACTATTTTAACCAGGCGATCGCATCTAAACCAGAATACGCTGGTGCATATTTAGCCCGTGGTATTGCTAGATACCAGCTATTTGACCGTCAAGGTGCTACCCAAGATGCCCAAACTGCCGAAAAGCTCTTTACATCCCAAGATAACGCCACAGGAATACAAACAGCCCAAGCTTTCATCAAAGAATTACAAACACCATACACAGAAAAAGTAAGTGCCGGTAAACCCAGTTTTTTCGACTTTTTAGGCAGTCTAGGTTCAGTACTGCTACAATTCTTACCATTTTGA
- a CDS encoding TenA family protein: protein MTLSNQLWTTNQDLAAACLEHPFVQGIGNGSLEKQKFAYYVGQDAFFLEAFARAYSIAAAKSPDWIGFTTFHNLAGGVLAEMRLHESYAVQWGIDLHSVQPGVATRRYTDFLLATAWGGDVGLTAAAMSPCMRLYAFLGEQLAKNGVPNHQYADWIRTYSSADFLPLVQQLESLVENYATANTLTNSTYRYAMLCEQEFFQAAWMI from the coding sequence TTGACTCTCTCAAATCAACTTTGGACAACAAATCAAGATTTAGCCGCAGCTTGTCTAGAGCATCCCTTTGTTCAAGGTATTGGTAATGGTAGCCTGGAGAAGCAGAAATTTGCTTATTATGTAGGGCAGGATGCTTTTTTCTTAGAAGCCTTCGCCCGTGCTTACAGTATTGCTGCGGCTAAATCACCAGACTGGATAGGTTTTACTACGTTTCACAATTTAGCTGGTGGTGTATTGGCAGAGATGCGTCTACATGAAAGCTACGCAGTCCAATGGGGAATTGATTTACATTCTGTGCAACCAGGAGTAGCCACCCGTCGCTATACCGATTTTTTGTTGGCTACTGCTTGGGGTGGAGATGTAGGTTTAACTGCTGCGGCCATGTCGCCTTGTATGCGTCTGTATGCTTTTTTGGGAGAACAGTTAGCTAAAAATGGTGTTCCTAATCATCAATACGCTGATTGGATTCGGACTTACAGTAGTGCTGATTTTCTACCATTAGTACAACAGTTAGAAAGTTTAGTAGAAAACTATGCTACTGCTAATACCTTAACCAATTCAACTTATCGCTACGCCATGCTTTGCGAACAAGAATTTTTTCAAGCGGCCTGGATGATTTAA
- a CDS encoding RNA recognition motif domain-containing protein — translation MSIYVGNLSYSVTQDDLTKVFSEYGSVTRVQLPTDRETGRVRGFGFVEMESSAAEDAAIQALDGAEWMGRVLKVNKARPREEKGARSGGGNWSRNNGGY, via the coding sequence ATGTCAATATACGTAGGGAATCTGTCCTACAGCGTCACACAAGACGACCTTACTAAAGTATTTTCCGAGTACGGTTCAGTCACACGCGTTCAGTTACCAACAGATAGAGAAACCGGACGTGTTCGCGGTTTTGGTTTCGTAGAAATGGAATCATCAGCCGCAGAAGATGCAGCTATTCAAGCTCTTGATGGCGCAGAATGGATGGGGCGTGTACTTAAAGTTAATAAAGCTCGTCCACGGGAAGAGAAAGGCGCTCGTTCCGGTGGGGGTAATTGGTCAAGAAATAATGGTGGCTACTAA
- a CDS encoding sensor histidine kinase: MFLLMIFFLGGYLGSIYLIIARLIEWIPLLTGMVFFFGALFVFFSVTIYYHTLQRLFIVQEKYRAAKENAESALFQLKETQQAQMQLIQRETMLALGTMVAGVAHEINNPVSFIHGNLEYLHQYAHDLLNLLATYASVYPNPDVRIVKALANSDLKYIQSDLPNLLNSMQVGAVRIKEIVESLSNFSRLNEANYKKANIHEGIDSTLVILQHRLNCDGSNGQPISVIKEYGKIPQIFCNPRFLNQVFLNLINNAIDALISKVATLAPNIDETPTIWIRTFHSQDNQITISIADNGCGMSEEICRSIFQPFFTTKPVGQGTGLGLSISYQIIVEQHGGSIKCTSIENQGTKIDIVLPIKQLENSN; the protein is encoded by the coding sequence ATGTTTTTACTAATGATTTTTTTTCTGGGTGGTTATTTGGGGAGCATCTATTTAATCATTGCGAGGCTGATTGAATGGATACCATTGCTTACTGGCATGGTTTTCTTTTTCGGAGCATTATTCGTTTTTTTTAGCGTTACTATTTACTACCACACACTGCAACGACTATTTATAGTACAGGAAAAATACCGCGCAGCAAAAGAAAATGCTGAATCAGCTTTATTTCAATTAAAAGAAACTCAGCAAGCCCAAATGCAATTAATTCAACGTGAAACTATGTTAGCGTTGGGAACAATGGTTGCTGGGGTTGCCCACGAAATTAATAATCCAGTCAGTTTTATTCATGGCAATTTAGAATATCTTCACCAGTATGCTCATGACTTACTAAACCTTCTAGCAACTTATGCTTCTGTATATCCAAATCCAGATGTCAGAATTGTTAAGGCTCTTGCTAACAGCGATTTGAAGTATATCCAGAGCGACTTACCAAATCTGCTGAATTCAATGCAGGTTGGCGCAGTTCGCATTAAGGAGATTGTAGAATCGCTCTCAAATTTCTCACGTTTGAATGAAGCTAACTATAAAAAAGCTAATATCCACGAGGGTATTGATAGTACACTAGTCATTTTGCAGCATCGGCTTAACTGTGATGGTAGTAATGGCCAGCCTATTTCAGTGATTAAAGAGTACGGGAAAATTCCTCAAATTTTTTGTAATCCTCGCTTTTTAAATCAAGTATTTCTAAATTTAATTAATAATGCCATCGATGCTTTGATTTCAAAGGTAGCTACTCTCGCTCCAAATATAGATGAAACACCAACGATTTGGATTCGTACATTTCATTCTCAGGACAATCAAATCACTATCTCAATCGCTGATAATGGTTGTGGTATGAGTGAAGAGATTTGTCGGAGCATTTTCCAACCTTTTTTTACTACTAAGCCTGTTGGTCAAGGAACTGGTTTAGGTTTGTCTATTAGCTATCAAATTATCGTTGAGCAGCATGGTGGCTCTATCAAATGTACTTCTATTGAGAACCAGGGAACTAAAATCGATATTGTACTCCCGATTAAACAATTAGAGAATAGCAATTAG
- the aroQ gene encoding type II 3-dehydroquinate dehydratase → MTSQPLSILVLHGPNLNLLGKREPGVYGSTTLAEINSLLAEAALKLQAQVFPLQSNHEGVLVDAIHEALGKHHGILINAGAYTHTSVALRDAIAAVNLPTVEVHLSNIYRREDFRHHSYIAPVVIGQISGFGVQSYLLGLQGLVAHLRG, encoded by the coding sequence TTGACATCGCAACCTCTAAGTATTTTGGTGCTACATGGGCCAAACTTAAATTTGCTGGGAAAAAGAGAACCAGGAGTTTACGGCTCTACAACTTTGGCTGAGATTAATAGCTTATTGGCAGAAGCAGCTCTTAAGTTACAGGCACAAGTGTTTCCCCTACAGTCCAATCATGAAGGCGTGTTAGTAGATGCTATTCATGAGGCTTTGGGGAAGCATCATGGAATTTTGATTAATGCGGGAGCTTATACTCATACCAGCGTAGCTTTACGAGATGCGATCGCTGCTGTAAATTTACCCACAGTAGAAGTCCATCTCAGTAATATCTATCGTCGAGAAGATTTCCGCCATCATTCCTACATCGCCCCCGTAGTTATTGGTCAGATTAGCGGTTTTGGTGTACAAAGCTATTTATTAGGCTTGCAGGGGCTGGTGGCGCATTTGAGGGGATGA
- the ilvD gene encoding dihydroxy-acid dehydratase has translation MSENLRSKAITQGVQRSPNRAMLRAVGFQDADFTKAIVGVANGYSTITPCNMGINQLAQRAEAGINRAGAKPQIFGTITISDGISMGTEGMKYSLVSREVIADSIETVCNGQSLDGVIAIGGCDKNMPGAMIAIARMNIPAIFVYGGTIKPGHYNGKDLTVVSSFEAVGEYSAGKIDENELLAVERNACPGAGSCGGMYTANTMSSAFEALGMSLPYSSTMAAEDDEKADSTEESAKVLVEAIRHQLLPRQIITRKSIENAIAVIMAVGGSTNAVLHFLAIARAAGVELNLDDFETIRGRVPVLCDLKPSGRYVATDLHKAGGIPQVMKMLLVHGLLHGDCITITGKTIAEVLADIPEEPSPNQDVIRPWNKPMYAQGHLAILKGNLATEGAVAKITGVKNPVITGPAKVFESEEDCLDAILAGKIKAGDVIVVRYEGPKGGPGMREMLAPTSAIIGAGLGDSVGLITDGRFSGGTYGMVVGHVAPEAAVGGAIALVQEGDSITIDAHTRSLQLNISDEELAHRRANWQPRPPRYTKGILAKYAKLVASSSVGAVTDLDLFNE, from the coding sequence ATGTCGGAGAATCTTAGAAGCAAGGCTATCACACAAGGGGTGCAGCGATCGCCTAACAGAGCAATGCTGCGGGCTGTTGGTTTTCAGGATGCAGATTTTACCAAAGCCATTGTCGGTGTTGCCAATGGTTACAGCACTATTACCCCGTGTAATATGGGGATAAATCAACTAGCACAAAGGGCAGAAGCTGGTATAAATCGCGCTGGAGCGAAGCCACAAATATTCGGTACAATTACGATTAGTGATGGGATTTCGATGGGAACCGAAGGGATGAAATATTCCCTGGTATCACGAGAGGTAATTGCTGACTCCATTGAAACCGTTTGTAATGGGCAAAGTTTAGATGGGGTAATTGCCATTGGTGGCTGTGATAAAAATATGCCAGGGGCAATGATAGCGATCGCTCGGATGAACATCCCTGCTATCTTTGTTTACGGTGGCACAATTAAACCCGGACACTACAACGGCAAAGATTTAACTGTTGTTAGTTCTTTTGAAGCTGTCGGTGAGTACAGCGCTGGCAAAATCGACGAAAATGAACTGTTAGCAGTAGAACGCAATGCTTGTCCTGGTGCAGGTTCCTGCGGTGGGATGTACACAGCAAATACTATGTCCTCTGCTTTTGAAGCACTGGGAATGAGTTTGCCCTATTCGTCTACAATGGCAGCAGAAGACGACGAAAAAGCTGATAGTACGGAAGAATCAGCCAAGGTATTAGTAGAAGCAATTCGTCATCAGCTATTACCCAGGCAGATTATCACTCGTAAATCCATAGAGAATGCCATAGCAGTAATTATGGCGGTGGGAGGTTCCACCAATGCCGTGTTACATTTTCTAGCGATCGCCCGTGCAGCTGGTGTAGAGTTAAATCTAGACGACTTTGAAACTATTCGTGGTCGTGTCCCCGTTTTGTGCGACTTGAAACCAAGCGGTAGATATGTAGCTACAGACCTGCACAAAGCTGGTGGTATACCCCAAGTCATGAAAATGTTACTTGTGCATGGTTTACTCCACGGCGACTGTATAACCATCACAGGTAAAACCATTGCCGAAGTTTTAGCAGATATCCCAGAAGAACCATCGCCTAATCAAGACGTGATTCGTCCTTGGAATAAACCCATGTATGCCCAAGGTCACTTGGCTATACTCAAAGGTAATTTGGCTACAGAAGGCGCAGTCGCCAAAATTACAGGTGTGAAAAATCCTGTGATTACCGGGCCAGCCAAAGTATTTGAATCAGAAGAAGATTGTTTAGATGCAATTTTGGCAGGTAAGATTAAAGCCGGAGACGTGATTGTCGTCCGTTACGAAGGCCCCAAAGGCGGCCCTGGGATGCGAGAAATGTTAGCCCCCACCTCAGCTATTATCGGTGCAGGTTTAGGTGATTCAGTGGGATTAATTACCGATGGACGCTTCTCCGGTGGTACTTATGGGATGGTAGTCGGACACGTTGCACCAGAAGCAGCCGTTGGTGGAGCGATCGCACTGGTACAAGAAGGTGATAGCATCACAATTGATGCCCATACCCGTTCTTTGCAGTTGAACATATCAGACGAAGAATTAGCCCATCGTCGTGCCAACTGGCAACCCCGTCCCCCACGTTACACTAAAGGCATACTCGCAAAATACGCCAAGTTAGTAGCTTCTAGTAGTGTAGGTGCGGTCACCGATTTAGACTTATTTAATGAATAG
- a CDS encoding NAD(P)/FAD-dependent oxidoreductase — protein MKTYDWIVVGGGMTGAVLAYELVKTGFSVLLLEKDAVAENATRYSYGGLAYWSGSTPLTRQLCQEARDRYNILPQELDADIELRELDLLLTIPADSDPQVTAELYAQCAVPPCLLSVPEACELELLLNPGAIAGALTVKHGHIHPQKTVQAYIQAFLRAGGELQIGEVSQVTSGGVKTTTVTYHSANVVVCAGGLSRRLLKSVGVSIKVYFTHAEIIETPPVDLRLNTLVMPANLQRFKLESTSTEVDELWNKPGNQLAPPILDAGAIQFLDGSLRLGQISRVLTDVDAYINHEESEDWLRQSISHILPILGNLPGNWHHCLVAFSSNSLPVIGVISELPGVHIFSGFSNPLVLIPPLAQRFAKFLSGTEDDIIPQFSDFLILTGS, from the coding sequence ATGAAAACTTACGACTGGATTGTTGTTGGTGGGGGAATGACGGGTGCTGTACTCGCCTACGAATTGGTGAAAACAGGCTTTAGTGTACTGCTATTAGAAAAAGATGCTGTAGCTGAGAATGCTACTCGTTACAGTTATGGTGGACTTGCCTATTGGTCGGGGAGTACACCATTAACCAGACAATTATGCCAGGAGGCGCGCGATCGCTACAACATTCTTCCCCAAGAGTTAGATGCTGATATTGAATTGCGAGAATTGGATTTATTATTAACAATTCCTGCGGACAGTGACCCACAGGTTACAGCAGAGTTATATGCTCAGTGTGCAGTACCGCCATGCTTGTTAAGTGTACCAGAAGCTTGTGAGTTAGAACTACTGCTGAACCCAGGAGCGATCGCAGGTGCGTTAACTGTCAAACATGGTCATATTCATCCCCAAAAAACTGTGCAAGCTTACATTCAAGCCTTTTTGCGTGCTGGGGGTGAGTTGCAAATAGGTGAAGTATCGCAAGTAACCTCAGGTGGCGTTAAGACGACTACTGTAACTTATCACAGTGCTAATGTAGTCGTTTGCGCTGGCGGACTCAGCCGACGGTTATTAAAATCCGTAGGTGTTTCCATTAAAGTGTATTTTACCCATGCAGAAATAATTGAAACTCCCCCTGTTGATTTGCGGTTAAATACTTTAGTAATGCCAGCTAATTTACAGCGATTTAAATTAGAGTCTACATCTACTGAAGTTGATGAATTATGGAATAAACCCGGTAATCAACTAGCACCACCTATATTAGATGCAGGTGCAATTCAGTTTTTAGATGGGAGTTTACGCTTGGGACAAATTAGTCGTGTGCTGACAGATGTGGATGCTTATATCAACCATGAAGAAAGTGAGGATTGGTTGCGACAAAGTATTAGTCATATTTTACCCATCTTGGGTAATTTACCAGGAAATTGGCATCATTGTTTAGTTGCATTTAGTAGTAATAGCTTACCTGTAATTGGTGTGATTTCCGAATTACCAGGTGTGCATATTTTTTCTGGTTTCAGCAATCCTTTAGTTTTGATACCACCCTTAGCACAGCGCTTTGCTAAATTTTTATCTGGTACAGAAGATGATATTATTCCCCAATTTTCTGATTTTTTAATTTTGACTGGGAGTTAA
- the topA gene encoding type I DNA topoisomerase codes for MSTLVIVESPTKARTIRNYLPKDYRVEASMGHVRDLPQSASEIPATVKGEAWAQLGVNVDADFEPVYVVPKDKKKVVTQLKEALKDADELILATDEDREGESISWHLYQLLKPKVPTKRMVFHEITQEAIKKALKDCRNIDEQLVRAQETRRILDRLVGYTLSPLLWKKIAWGLSAGRVQSVAVRLLVNKERQRRAFREGTYWDLKAYLEQSKSPFTAQLTTLAGTKVATGSDFDASTGRITAGRNVVLLTETEAVALQERLTGKTWNVSEVEERPVTRKPAPPFTTSTLQQESNRKLRLSARDTMRIAQNLYEQGYITYMRTDSVHLSEQAIAAARNCVEQLYGKQYLSPQPRQYTTKSKGAQEAHEAIRPAGSTFRTPQETGLGGRELALYDLIWKRTVASQMADSRQTQITVQLQVEDAGFRASGKRIDFPGYLRAYVEGSDDPEAALEDQEVILPSLKVGDHPDCKNIEAVGHETQPPARYTEATLVKTLESEGIGRPSTYASIIGTIIDKGYSQLVNNALIPTFTAFAVTDLLEKHFPDIVDPSFTSKMEQTLDDIAEGEAQWLPYLKKFYLGDQGLETLVRERESQIDAGKARTVELENLDAKVRIGKYGPYIEVENGDGVVTASIPKDLTPADLDPKQVEIILRQKTVGPDQLGRHPETGEPIYVKIGAYGPYVQLGDKSDENPKPKQASLPKGVTPENISLETAIGLLSLPRTLGTHPATGGKIQASLGRFGPYVVHDQGKEGKDYRSLKASDDVLTISLERALELISEPKKTRGSTSSKSKAALRELGTHPEDDAPINIYDGPYGPYIKHGKTNVGLPEGTSVEDVTLATALELLSAKASTAKTTRKTSKTSTTKSKSTAKSSSTATKKKGA; via the coding sequence ATGTCAACTCTCGTCATTGTCGAATCTCCAACCAAAGCTCGTACCATTCGTAACTACCTGCCAAAAGACTATCGGGTAGAAGCGTCGATGGGTCATGTACGTGACCTACCCCAGTCAGCTAGTGAAATTCCCGCCACTGTTAAAGGGGAAGCATGGGCGCAGCTTGGGGTAAATGTGGACGCGGACTTTGAACCAGTGTATGTTGTCCCCAAAGACAAAAAGAAAGTTGTCACCCAGCTCAAAGAAGCGCTAAAAGATGCTGATGAACTGATTCTAGCTACTGACGAAGACCGAGAAGGTGAAAGCATCAGTTGGCATTTATACCAGTTGCTGAAGCCAAAAGTGCCGACAAAGCGGATGGTGTTTCATGAGATTACCCAAGAAGCCATCAAAAAAGCTTTAAAGGACTGCCGCAACATCGATGAGCAGCTAGTCCGCGCCCAGGAAACACGACGGATTTTAGATCGTTTGGTGGGCTATACCCTCTCCCCTCTGCTGTGGAAAAAAATTGCTTGGGGATTATCTGCGGGACGGGTACAGTCTGTGGCTGTGCGACTGCTAGTCAACAAAGAACGCCAACGCCGGGCTTTCCGTGAAGGTACATATTGGGACTTAAAGGCGTATTTGGAGCAAAGCAAAAGCCCATTTACCGCCCAGTTAACCACCTTAGCAGGCACGAAAGTGGCGACTGGGAGCGATTTTGATGCGTCTACAGGCAGAATCACCGCCGGGCGCAATGTGGTGCTGCTGACTGAAACAGAAGCAGTTGCTCTCCAAGAACGACTGACTGGTAAAACCTGGAATGTCTCAGAGGTAGAAGAACGCCCAGTGACGCGTAAACCCGCGCCACCCTTTACCACTTCTACATTACAGCAGGAATCTAACCGTAAACTGCGCCTGTCAGCACGGGACACGATGCGGATTGCCCAGAATTTATACGAGCAAGGGTATATTACCTATATGCGTACAGATTCGGTGCATTTGTCAGAACAGGCGATCGCAGCTGCTCGCAATTGTGTAGAACAACTATACGGCAAACAATATCTCAGCCCCCAGCCTCGCCAATACACCACCAAATCCAAAGGCGCACAAGAAGCCCACGAAGCTATTCGTCCGGCTGGTAGTACCTTCCGCACGCCCCAAGAAACCGGCTTAGGTGGTCGAGAACTTGCCCTCTATGATTTGATTTGGAAGCGTACCGTCGCCAGTCAAATGGCTGACTCCCGCCAAACCCAAATTACCGTGCAGTTGCAAGTAGAAGACGCTGGTTTCCGTGCTTCCGGTAAGCGGATTGACTTCCCTGGATATTTACGCGCCTATGTTGAAGGTTCTGATGACCCAGAAGCCGCCTTGGAAGACCAAGAGGTAATCTTACCCAGTCTAAAAGTCGGGGATCATCCAGACTGCAAAAATATCGAAGCAGTTGGTCACGAAACCCAACCTCCAGCCAGATACACTGAAGCCACCCTAGTCAAAACCCTAGAAAGTGAAGGCATTGGTCGCCCTAGTACCTACGCCAGCATCATCGGCACAATTATCGATAAGGGTTACTCCCAATTGGTGAATAACGCCCTCATCCCCACCTTTACCGCCTTCGCCGTCACCGATTTGTTGGAAAAACATTTCCCTGATATCGTTGACCCCAGTTTTACCTCCAAAATGGAGCAAACCTTGGATGATATTGCTGAAGGTGAAGCTCAGTGGCTACCCTACTTAAAGAAATTTTATTTAGGGGATCAAGGTTTGGAAACTCTGGTGAGAGAACGGGAAAGCCAAATTGATGCAGGTAAAGCCAGAACCGTAGAACTAGAAAACTTAGATGCTAAAGTCCGTATTGGTAAATATGGGCCTTATATCGAAGTGGAAAACGGTGACGGTGTAGTTACCGCCTCAATTCCCAAAGATTTAACACCCGCCGACCTCGACCCCAAACAGGTAGAAATCATCCTGCGGCAAAAAACTGTCGGCCCAGACCAACTAGGCCGCCATCCGGAAACCGGCGAACCAATTTACGTGAAAATCGGCGCTTACGGGCCTTATGTCCAATTGGGTGATAAGTCTGATGAGAATCCCAAACCCAAACAAGCTTCTCTACCCAAAGGGGTTACCCCAGAAAACATCTCCTTAGAGACGGCTATTGGCTTGTTATCACTACCCCGAACCTTGGGAACCCATCCTGCTACTGGAGGGAAAATCCAAGCCAGTCTAGGACGTTTTGGCCCTTACGTCGTCCACGACCAAGGCAAAGAAGGTAAAGACTACCGTTCTCTCAAAGCGAGTGATGATGTTTTAACAATTTCTTTAGAAAGAGCGCTGGAGTTGATATCGGAACCGAAAAAGACCCGTGGTTCTACTAGTAGTAAATCAAAGGCTGCTTTACGGGAATTAGGTACACACCCAGAAGACGATGCACCTATAAACATCTATGACGGCCCCTATGGCCCTTATATTAAACATGGTAAGACCAATGTAGGTCTTCCTGAAGGAACATCTGTCGAAGATGTAACATTAGCTACGGCGCTAGAATTACTATCTGCCAAAGCTTCAACCGCTAAAACTACACGCAAAACAAGTAAAACTAGTACAACTAAATCTAAATCAACGGCGAAATCATCTAGTACTGCTACGAAAAAAAAGGGGGCGTAA
- a CDS encoding DNA topoisomerase I: protein MARKLIESLLGPEAEPEPELIPIPVNDRSRRR, encoded by the coding sequence TTGGCACGTAAGCTAATTGAGTCCTTACTAGGACCAGAAGCCGAGCCGGAACCGGAGCTGATTCCGATTCCTGTAAACGATCGCTCACGTCGTCGCTAA